In the genome of Candidatus Nitrosotenuis sp. DW1, one region contains:
- a CDS encoding adenosylcobalamin-dependent ribonucleoside-diphosphate reductase, producing MTTDFSQIESSIIDVKKRDGRITNFNKEKITNAIYKALVATGKADRKIAEDLTNGVLNKLIQQGFSASHPPSVEDVQDMVESTLIEKGYGEIAKSYILYRHERRKVREDKMKVLNAKSLDNVAKTFDLNCLRVLASRYLMRNNKNEIIESPGQMFERVAVLVALGDIMYDNEVFSREGGITQDTEEAKKYLAKLDDFDYKFKIGNYYLNKWHFRGLINHYVYLASKGQMKKSFKEVLTLLAAKKFDNYADRIQEYYSLMTEQEFLPNSPTMMNAGGRLGQLSACFVLGMPDDMGDIMKSTSDAALIFKSGGGVGINYSDLRHEGDIVASTSGVASGPVSFMNIINTVTEVVKQGGKRRGANMGILEVWHPDIEKFITNKTEAGILENFNVSVGIWEDFWSAVVDSSDGKYTLRSSKDRSPIREINAHQLIDLIALSAWKSAEPGLIFFDNINKYNVFAKARGMPLRATNPCGEQSLYPYESCNLGSINLANLVKRKADGQFEFDWQRYEETIRKTTRFLDNVIDMNHYPVPEIDTASKESRRIGLGVMGVADLLYKLRIPYNSKEGYEFQSKLAEALTYYSMEESVALARSRSEFDLCSKTEYPEGKIPVAGYYEKPKAEHYYDWDALITNIQKHGIRNVLTTTVAPTGTLSMIADCTNGMEPTFALVFEKRVTVGRFFYTNKIFEQVLRENGLYSDELLAKIADNYGSVRGLPEIPEWIQNIFVTAMDIHWSDHLMAQATWQEWIGNAISKTINMPSDVSAEDVKAAYLLAHELGLKGITVYRDGSRHTQVLHMTSENAEKTFDVSPSSHLREYITKSIKNQYVRSQVNKALELKIPDEQMMESPIKEEVREERLCPTCKNNLVFVEGCSICIECGYSGCTSG from the coding sequence ATGACAACAGATTTTTCACAAATAGAGAGTTCGATCATTGACGTTAAGAAAAGAGATGGCCGAATAACCAACTTTAACAAAGAAAAAATTACAAATGCGATCTATAAAGCACTAGTCGCAACAGGTAAGGCAGACCGCAAAATTGCGGAGGATCTTACAAATGGCGTATTAAACAAGCTAATACAGCAGGGATTCTCAGCATCACATCCGCCGTCAGTGGAGGATGTGCAGGACATGGTTGAATCTACCTTGATTGAAAAGGGCTATGGCGAAATTGCCAAGTCCTACATTTTGTACCGACATGAGCGAAGAAAAGTAAGGGAAGACAAGATGAAAGTCCTAAACGCTAAATCGCTTGACAACGTTGCAAAGACATTCGATCTTAACTGCCTCCGAGTTTTGGCATCAAGATATCTGATGAGAAACAACAAAAATGAAATCATTGAAAGTCCAGGCCAAATGTTTGAGAGAGTAGCAGTCCTCGTTGCACTTGGGGATATAATGTACGATAATGAGGTCTTCTCAAGAGAGGGAGGGATAACACAAGACACCGAAGAAGCTAAAAAATATCTTGCAAAGCTTGACGACTTTGATTACAAGTTCAAGATTGGAAACTATTATCTGAACAAGTGGCACTTTAGGGGACTCATCAACCACTATGTCTATCTTGCAAGCAAGGGACAAATGAAGAAGAGCTTCAAAGAAGTACTCACATTGCTTGCAGCTAAAAAGTTTGACAACTATGCAGACAGAATACAGGAATATTATTCTCTGATGACTGAGCAGGAATTTTTGCCAAACTCGCCAACCATGATGAATGCGGGCGGACGTTTAGGCCAGCTATCTGCGTGCTTTGTGCTTGGCATGCCTGATGACATGGGCGACATAATGAAGTCAACATCTGACGCTGCCCTCATATTCAAATCCGGAGGAGGCGTAGGAATCAACTATTCAGACCTAAGACATGAAGGAGACATCGTTGCATCCACATCAGGTGTGGCATCAGGCCCAGTTTCCTTCATGAACATAATCAACACCGTAACCGAAGTAGTAAAACAAGGTGGTAAAAGAAGAGGCGCAAACATGGGAATCCTCGAAGTATGGCACCCAGACATTGAGAAATTCATTACAAACAAAACAGAAGCAGGAATACTTGAGAACTTTAATGTCAGTGTTGGAATATGGGAGGACTTTTGGTCTGCAGTGGTGGACAGCTCAGACGGCAAGTATACCCTGAGAAGCTCAAAGGACAGATCACCAATCCGCGAGATAAACGCGCATCAGCTAATTGACTTGATTGCACTATCTGCGTGGAAGAGTGCAGAACCAGGACTTATTTTCTTTGACAACATCAACAAATACAATGTTTTTGCAAAGGCAAGAGGAATGCCGCTTAGAGCGACAAACCCATGTGGAGAGCAAAGCCTCTATCCATACGAGTCGTGCAATCTAGGATCAATTAACCTTGCAAATCTTGTGAAAAGAAAAGCAGACGGTCAGTTCGAATTTGATTGGCAAAGATATGAGGAGACGATCCGCAAGACAACAAGATTCCTTGACAATGTAATAGACATGAATCACTATCCTGTACCAGAAATCGACACTGCCTCAAAAGAATCAAGAAGAATAGGACTTGGTGTAATGGGCGTTGCAGATCTTCTGTACAAGCTAAGAATTCCATACAACTCAAAGGAAGGATACGAATTCCAGTCAAAACTCGCTGAGGCACTAACATATTATTCCATGGAGGAAAGTGTCGCCCTTGCAAGATCACGAAGCGAATTCGACCTGTGCTCAAAAACAGAATATCCGGAAGGCAAGATTCCTGTTGCAGGATACTATGAAAAGCCAAAGGCAGAGCACTATTACGATTGGGACGCACTAATTACCAATATCCAAAAGCACGGAATAAGAAACGTACTTACCACTACAGTTGCACCAACAGGAACACTTTCCATGATTGCAGACTGTACAAACGGAATGGAACCGACATTTGCACTTGTATTTGAAAAACGAGTGACTGTTGGGCGCTTCTTCTATACCAACAAGATCTTCGAACAGGTACTGCGTGAAAACGGACTATATAGTGACGAACTTCTGGCAAAAATTGCAGATAACTACGGTTCTGTTCGTGGACTGCCGGAAATTCCAGAATGGATCCAAAACATCTTTGTCACCGCAATGGACATACACTGGTCTGACCACCTGATGGCTCAGGCAACATGGCAAGAGTGGATTGGAAACGCAATCTCAAAGACAATCAACATGCCAAGTGATGTTTCAGCTGAAGATGTCAAAGCAGCATATCTTCTTGCACACGAGCTCGGACTAAAGGGAATTACGGTATACCGCGATGGATCAAGGCATACTCAGGTGCTACACATGACTAGCGAAAATGCAGAAAAAACATTTGATGTGTCGCCAAGCTCTCACCTGCGAGAATACATCACAAAAAGCATCAAGAACCAATACGTCAGAAGCCAGGTCAATAAAGCACTGGAGCTGAAAATTCCTGATGAGCAGATGATGGAAAGCCCAATCAAAGAGGAAGTAAGAGAGGAAAGACTCTGTCCTACATGCAAGAACAATCTGGTGTTCGTTGAGGGATGCAGCATCTGCATTGAGTGTGGCTATAGCGGCTGTACATCCGGCTAG
- a CDS encoding L-threonylcarbamoyladenylate synthase, with protein MQTKILKVNNTKPQISAIRQAARLIQKGEIVAFPTETVYGLGADALNPLAVKKVFEAKGRPADNPLIIHIHDKKDLKKLARDMPKITEKITEKFWPGPLTIVLKKSKTVPKITTGGLDTVAIRMPKNKIASLLIKESGVPLAAPSANFFGRPSPTLAKHVSEDLSGRISMILDGGKTRIGIESTVIDLTSKTPMLLRPGGVTLEQIEEIIGTIRIHPIIKGRKSKIMHRSPGMKYKHYSPNAKIILIEGTDRNVDKKILQLISKFKKQKKRIGIMVMQKNHAYKADMVRFVGNSPDKIAANLFKAFREFDEGKIDIILAHGISREGLGLGIMNRLGKAAHMKIKV; from the coding sequence ATGCAAACAAAAATTCTCAAAGTCAATAATACAAAACCCCAGATCTCAGCGATACGGCAAGCTGCACGGTTAATACAAAAAGGAGAGATAGTGGCGTTTCCTACAGAAACAGTTTACGGTCTTGGAGCAGACGCCCTAAATCCTTTAGCAGTAAAGAAGGTTTTTGAGGCAAAGGGAAGGCCTGCAGACAATCCACTAATAATTCACATACACGACAAAAAGGATCTCAAAAAACTTGCAAGAGACATGCCGAAAATAACAGAAAAAATCACCGAGAAATTTTGGCCTGGTCCACTGACTATTGTTTTGAAAAAATCAAAAACTGTTCCAAAAATAACCACGGGCGGTCTTGATACGGTAGCAATTAGAATGCCAAAAAACAAAATTGCCAGCCTTCTGATAAAAGAGTCAGGCGTTCCACTGGCTGCTCCCTCTGCGAACTTTTTTGGCAGGCCAAGTCCAACCTTGGCAAAACACGTATCGGAAGACTTGTCAGGAAGAATAAGCATGATACTTGATGGTGGTAAAACGAGAATTGGTATCGAGTCTACCGTAATTGATCTGACAAGTAAAACACCGATGTTGTTGCGCCCAGGAGGTGTAACACTAGAACAGATAGAGGAAATCATAGGAACGATCAGGATTCATCCCATCATCAAAGGAAGAAAATCAAAGATTATGCACCGCTCACCTGGCATGAAATACAAGCATTATTCCCCAAATGCCAAAATAATCCTAATCGAAGGTACGGACAGAAATGTGGACAAGAAAATATTGCAGCTTATCAGCAAATTCAAAAAGCAGAAAAAGCGTATAGGCATAATGGTTATGCAAAAAAACCATGCTTACAAGGCAGACATGGTAAGATTTGTTGGAAATAGTCCGGACAAGATTGCTGCAAATTTGTTCAAGGCATTCAGAGAGTTTGATGAGGGAAAAATCGACATCATTCTTGCTCACGGAATAAGCAGGGAGGGACTTGGATTAGGAATCATGAACAGGCTAGGCAAGGCAGCACATATGAAAATTAAAGTCTGA
- a CDS encoding ribosome biogenesis protein, with translation MLSLVIAEASLELVPKELQHHNSVVSHARKMGKRPAEILLDNSWHFGAMKGIKNEIKRGRPDLVHFCLLEACTIPLYFEDEVSVYVHTLDDKVIIVEPGVHLPKSYHRFAGLMEKLFAERVIKSDGQKLLEIKNMTFSDLIDKIKPESVVGLSSEGTKSSYHDAAATCTSESCLVVGAFPKGDFSDSVKKRIDSLLSVDTRPLEAHVVIARVLYEYEKTIFM, from the coding sequence ATGTTATCGCTAGTTATTGCAGAAGCATCACTTGAGCTGGTCCCAAAGGAACTGCAGCATCATAATTCAGTCGTATCACATGCAAGAAAAATGGGAAAAAGGCCGGCGGAAATACTACTTGATAATTCTTGGCACTTTGGGGCAATGAAGGGAATTAAAAACGAAATCAAAAGGGGAAGGCCGGATCTGGTTCATTTCTGCTTACTTGAGGCATGTACAATTCCCCTTTACTTTGAGGACGAAGTTTCAGTTTATGTTCATACGCTTGATGATAAGGTGATAATTGTGGAACCTGGGGTGCACCTTCCAAAGTCATATCATAGATTTGCCGGTCTGATGGAAAAACTCTTTGCAGAAAGAGTCATCAAGTCAGACGGACAAAAATTACTTGAAATAAAAAACATGACGTTTTCTGATCTGATTGACAAAATAAAACCAGAAAGTGTGGTTGGTCTAAGCTCAGAAGGAACCAAAAGCTCGTACCATGATGCTGCGGCAACCTGCACTTCAGAATCATGCCTTGTAGTAGGTGCGTTTCCAAAGGGAGATTTTTCCGATTCTGTAAAGAAAAGAATCGACAGCTTGCTCTCAGTTGATACCCGCCCTCTTGAGGCACATGTTGTCATTGCACGCGTTTTATACGAATATGAAAAAACCATTTTTATGTAG